The Chitinophagales bacterium genome has a window encoding:
- a CDS encoding Mrp/NBP35 family ATP-binding protein: protein MITKEAVLKALSNVDDPDLGKDLVTLNMVKDIEINGNNVSFTVVLTTPACPMKEMIEKACINAIHLLVTKDAVVTVKMTSNVNSNRKDNLALLPNVKNIIAVGSGKGGVGKSTVAVNLAIALAEEGAKVGILDADIYGPSIPIMLGIRDERPKMTDPDGTGKGKIVPIERHGIKAMSIGLLVDEKQAVVWRGPIASSALKQFITDVHWGDLDYLVIDLPPGTGDIHLTLVQAVPVTGAVIVSTPQAVAAADAKKAIMMFKQPQINIPILGIVENMAYFTPAELPENKYYLFGKGGAHKMAEQFELPYLGEVPIVQNIREGGDIGMPAALDETNPSRGIFLDLARNVARNVSMRNANIEPTKVVEILE, encoded by the coding sequence ATGATTACGAAAGAAGCGGTTTTAAAGGCATTGAGTAATGTAGATGACCCGGACCTGGGCAAAGACCTCGTGACCCTGAATATGGTGAAGGATATTGAGATAAACGGCAATAATGTGTCGTTTACAGTGGTGTTGACAACACCGGCCTGCCCTATGAAGGAGATGATAGAAAAAGCCTGTATCAATGCCATACATCTGCTGGTGACCAAAGATGCCGTTGTTACTGTAAAAATGACCTCAAATGTGAATAGCAACCGTAAAGATAACCTCGCATTGCTGCCCAATGTTAAGAACATTATAGCCGTAGGCTCCGGCAAAGGCGGGGTAGGTAAGTCTACGGTGGCGGTCAACCTGGCTATTGCCCTGGCTGAAGAGGGTGCGAAAGTGGGTATATTGGACGCCGACATTTATGGCCCTTCTATACCTATTATGCTGGGCATACGCGACGAACGACCTAAAATGACAGACCCGGACGGAACGGGTAAAGGCAAGATCGTACCAATAGAAAGGCATGGTATCAAAGCCATGAGTATTGGGCTGCTGGTAGACGAGAAACAGGCAGTGGTTTGGAGAGGACCCATTGCCAGCTCTGCACTCAAACAATTCATCACCGATGTACACTGGGGCGACCTGGATTACCTTGTGATAGACCTGCCTCCGGGTACGGGCGATATACACCTTACCCTTGTGCAGGCTGTTCCGGTTACGGGAGCCGTTATCGTATCTACACCACAGGCAGTGGCTGCGGCTGACGCAAAAAAGGCCATCATGATGTTTAAACAACCGCAGATAAACATACCTATACTAGGTATAGTAGAAAATATGGCATATTTCACACCTGCCGAACTGCCTGAGAATAAATATTACCTGTTTGGTAAAGGTGGTGCGCACAAAATGGCCGAACAGTTTGAACTGCCATACCTGGGCGAAGTACCTATTGTACAAAACATACGCGAGGGGGGGGATATAGGTATGCCGGCTGCATTGGATGAGACCAATCCTTCCAGGGGGATATTCCTCGATCTGGCACGTAATGTAGCCAGAAATGTATCTATGCGTAATGCCAACATAGAGCCTACCAAAGTGGTGGAGATACTGGAGTAG
- a CDS encoding histidine kinase, with protein MHLNKFVAFIVLLALLAPKVHARQGDCRCSFADSAAVANLLDHEQYDSVLHIIETLHKRSDVICISRYYGYRGRVAFEQRSYDTALAYYQREREMILSYCDSGRIVGNMIDNAECYYRQSKLDKALSDMLLALSLSERYRDTAHLIDSYSFLSLLFNKLQQTDKALLYCRMLQPIVENMNYSAEKADLYNKLSSRYLHIYQDTKHERYFDTCKYFTATAHATALRLNDRYVLVRTYNKMQAIEFYKKNYKKALIYLDSAKRICQPGVDDDILYTISGDIAHVYMELEAYSETKKYADSCLYYAQKIGSYGGVMNAYALLYQCGNRSKDYKLALNAIEEYFDIKDSVESVEKTKAVNELEEKYNRAQNERTIRELSQEKEISNLKIKYLTGGILSSILIIIAFFMYYRQQILKKKNEYLEVEQRLNRARLNPHLFFNSLTAIQGHALREKDIASVASYLSKQAKIMRITLESTYKELVCVEDEVDFLKQYLDTQMLLYRNRFDYEITIDEDMDTADIAIPSMILQPFIENSIEHGFADIDYKGAISVVFRMNDYGVEVIVSDNGKGFANTNNDNKYPSRATQIIKDRLFLLNRQYKSKAFYKVGNAEEARGTVVVVQLPLIHINEGADH; from the coding sequence ATGCACCTGAATAAATTTGTAGCCTTTATTGTATTGCTAGCCTTGTTGGCCCCAAAGGTTCATGCCCGGCAAGGTGATTGCCGCTGCAGTTTTGCTGATAGTGCTGCGGTAGCGAACCTGTTGGATCATGAACAGTATGATTCAGTGTTGCATATCATTGAGACACTGCACAAAAGATCGGATGTCATATGCATTTCCAGGTATTATGGTTACAGGGGCAGGGTTGCCTTTGAACAACGGTCTTATGACACCGCACTGGCATATTATCAGCGAGAGCGCGAAATGATCCTTTCTTACTGTGATTCCGGGCGTATTGTTGGTAACATGATAGACAATGCTGAGTGTTATTACAGGCAATCGAAGCTCGATAAGGCATTGTCCGACATGTTGCTTGCACTATCATTATCTGAAAGGTACAGGGATACTGCACACCTCATTGACTCATACTCGTTTTTATCGCTCCTGTTCAATAAACTACAACAGACGGATAAAGCGCTATTGTATTGCCGGATGCTGCAGCCTATTGTTGAGAATATGAATTATTCTGCTGAGAAAGCGGATCTATACAACAAATTATCATCCAGGTACCTGCACATATACCAGGATACGAAACATGAGCGATACTTTGATACTTGCAAATACTTTACTGCAACGGCGCACGCTACTGCCCTGCGATTGAATGACCGCTATGTACTGGTGCGTACTTACAATAAAATGCAGGCCATCGAATTCTATAAGAAGAATTATAAGAAGGCACTTATATACTTGGACAGTGCCAAACGTATATGCCAACCTGGAGTGGATGATGATATATTATATACGATCAGTGGCGACATAGCACATGTGTATATGGAGCTTGAAGCATATTCTGAGACGAAAAAATATGCTGATTCTTGTCTGTACTATGCTCAAAAAATAGGTTCATATGGTGGAGTGATGAATGCTTATGCCCTGTTATATCAGTGCGGAAACAGATCGAAAGATTATAAGCTGGCGCTAAACGCAATAGAGGAATATTTTGATATAAAGGACAGTGTTGAGTCGGTTGAAAAAACAAAAGCTGTAAATGAACTGGAGGAGAAATATAACCGCGCACAGAACGAACGCACCATCCGTGAGTTAAGCCAGGAAAAGGAGATCAGTAATCTAAAGATAAAGTACCTGACTGGCGGGATCCTTTCATCCATATTGATAATAATTGCCTTTTTTATGTACTACAGGCAACAGATCCTGAAAAAGAAGAATGAGTATCTTGAGGTAGAACAAAGACTGAACAGGGCAAGACTTAACCCACATTTGTTTTTCAATTCTTTGACCGCCATTCAGGGACATGCGCTGCGGGAAAAAGATATAGCTTCTGTTGCTTCATACTTGTCTAAACAGGCAAAAATAATGAGGATAACCCTTGAGAGCACCTACAAAGAGCTGGTATGTGTTGAGGATGAAGTGGATTTCTTAAAGCAATATCTGGACACGCAAATGCTACTATATAGAAACAGATTTGATTATGAAATAACCATTGATGAGGATATGGATACTGCTGACATAGCTATACCCAGCATGATCCTCCAGCCTTTTATTGAAAACTCGATAGAACACGGTTTTGCAGACATTGACTACAAGGGTGCCATTTCTGTTGTATTCAGGATGAATGATTATGGAGTAGAGGTGATAGTAAGTGACAATGGCAAGGGGTTTGCCAATACTAACAACGATAATAAATATCCTTCGAGGGCTACACAGATCATTAAAGACAGGTTATTTTTGCTAAACCGGCAGTACAAATCAAAAGCATTTTATAAAGTAGGTAATGCAGAGGAGGCCCGGGGAACAGTTGTGGTGGTGCAATTACCTTTAATACACATAAATGAAGGCGCTGATCATTGA
- the accB gene encoding acetyl-CoA carboxylase biotin carboxyl carrier protein, with protein MDLKQIQELIKAVNKSELSELSIKDGDFEITIKQEQKGEQQVVTVQAPQPVAQQLVAPAPQAVPAAEAPAATPAPAPAADNTITIKSPMIGTFYRSGKPGEPPFVSVGDSIAAGDHICIIEAMKLFNEIESEVNGKIVKVLVDDASPVEFDQPLFLVEPA; from the coding sequence ATGGATTTAAAGCAGATTCAGGAGCTGATAAAAGCTGTCAACAAATCTGAACTCAGTGAATTGAGTATAAAGGATGGTGATTTTGAAATTACTATCAAACAAGAGCAAAAGGGTGAACAACAGGTAGTGACAGTTCAGGCACCACAACCGGTTGCTCAGCAACTGGTAGCACCTGCTCCTCAGGCAGTACCGGCTGCAGAAGCACCTGCTGCAACTCCCGCTCCTGCTCCGGCAGCTGACAACACGATCACTATCAAGTCTCCGATGATCGGAACTTTCTATCGTAGTGGTAAACCCGGCGAGCCTCCGTTTGTAAGTGTTGGAGACAGCATTGCTGCTGGTGACCATATATGCATCATCGAGGCAATGAAACTGTTCAACGAGATAGAATCAGAGGTGAACGGTAAGATCGTAAAAGTGCTCGTGGATGATGCATCTCCGGTAGAATTCGATCAGCCCCTTTTCCTGGTTGAACCTGCGTAA
- the msrA gene encoding peptide-methionine (S)-S-oxide reductase MsrA — translation MLKITKILAGAVLLTTQLTACAQNGKYTESKTFKDMNETTPASKNDKLEVATFAAGCFWCVEAQYQQLDGVEKVESGYIGGHVANPTYKQVCTGNTGHAEACNIYYDPSKISYDELLAAFWVAHDPTTLNRQGNDVGTQYRSAIFYHNKEQKEKAEEYKRRLNEEGAFRGPIVTEISPYTTFYKAEDYHQNYYNENPNQGYCQFVVKPKMDKFKKVFADKLKK, via the coding sequence ATGCTGAAGATCACAAAAATACTGGCCGGGGCTGTACTTTTAACCACACAGCTTACAGCTTGTGCACAAAACGGTAAATACACAGAATCAAAAACATTTAAAGACATGAACGAAACAACACCTGCATCTAAGAACGATAAACTGGAAGTAGCCACATTTGCAGCAGGGTGCTTTTGGTGTGTTGAGGCGCAGTATCAGCAACTGGATGGTGTGGAAAAAGTAGAATCAGGATATATCGGTGGCCATGTGGCCAACCCCACCTACAAACAGGTATGCACCGGCAATACAGGCCATGCAGAAGCTTGTAATATCTATTACGACCCTTCTAAAATATCTTACGATGAACTGCTGGCCGCATTTTGGGTAGCGCACGACCCTACCACCCTCAATCGCCAGGGCAATGATGTGGGTACGCAATACCGTTCTGCTATCTTCTACCATAACAAAGAGCAGAAAGAAAAAGCGGAGGAATACAAACGCAGGCTGAACGAAGAGGGCGCATTCAGGGGGCCGATAGTTACGGAGATATCTCCATATACCACGTTTTATAAAGCTGAGGACTACCATCAAAACTACTACAATGAGAATCCCAACCAGGGTTACTGCCAGTTTGTGGTAAAGCCCAAAATGGACAAATTCAAAAAGGTATTTGCCGATAAGCTGAAAAAATAA
- the efp gene encoding elongation factor P, translating to MATTADIRNGIILKLDGSLYSVVEFGQNKTARAAAKVWAKLKGVDNTRSIEHTWNSGDTIFPVRIEKRTFQFLYKDDMGYNFMDNETFEQITMPESAIDNPALYKDGQECYINVNTETEQPMNVELPANIVMEVTYTEPGLKGDTATRTLKQATVETGATVNVPLFVNEGEKIRIDTKTGAYMERVKE from the coding sequence ATGGCAACAACAGCAGATATTCGCAACGGCATCATCCTGAAGTTAGATGGTAGCCTGTACTCAGTAGTAGAATTCGGCCAGAACAAAACAGCCCGTGCGGCTGCCAAAGTCTGGGCAAAACTTAAAGGTGTAGATAACACACGGTCTATTGAACACACCTGGAACTCAGGAGATACCATTTTCCCGGTTCGTATCGAAAAGCGTACGTTCCAGTTCCTGTACAAAGATGACATGGGCTACAACTTCATGGACAATGAGACCTTTGAACAGATAACGATGCCTGAATCGGCTATAGACAATCCTGCATTGTACAAAGACGGACAGGAGTGCTATATCAACGTAAATACCGAAACAGAACAACCTATGAATGTGGAACTGCCCGCAAACATAGTAATGGAGGTTACCTATACAGAGCCGGGCCTTAAAGGCGATACCGCAACACGTACCTTAAAGCAGGCTACTGTTGAAACAGGAGCTACCGTTAACGTTCCTCTTTTTGTGAACGAAGGCGAAAAAATAAGAATTGATACAAAAACAGGCGCCTATATGGAGCGTGTAAAAGAATAA
- a CDS encoding VOC family protein, with protein sequence MAIINPHINFNGNAEEAFMFYKSVFGGDFSKIIRFKDISGPEMPIAEKDENKLMHIALPIGKNNKLMANDVPEFMGKVNEREHRSKISVSTESKEEADQLFNGLSAGGEIEVPITESFGGAYFGMFRDKYGIEWMVEFDPGK encoded by the coding sequence ATGGCGATCATCAATCCACATATAAATTTCAACGGCAATGCTGAAGAAGCATTTATGTTTTACAAGTCAGTATTTGGAGGTGACTTTTCAAAGATCATCCGTTTCAAAGACATTTCTGGCCCCGAAATGCCCATTGCCGAAAAAGACGAGAATAAGCTCATGCACATTGCATTGCCGATAGGGAAAAACAATAAGTTGATGGCCAACGATGTCCCAGAATTTATGGGAAAGGTAAACGAGCGGGAGCATAGGAGTAAGATATCTGTAAGCACCGAAAGCAAGGAAGAAGCTGATCAATTATTCAACGGACTTTCGGCAGGTGGAGAAATAGAAGTACCCATCACAGAGAGTTTCGGAGGAGCCTACTTTGGTATGTTCAGAGATAAATATGGCATTGAGTGGATGGTAGAGTTTGACCCCGGCAAGTGA
- the accC gene encoding acetyl-CoA carboxylase biotin carboxylase subunit produces the protein MFKKILIANRGEIALRVIRTCREMGISTVAVYSTADADSLHVRFADEAVCIGKPQSSDSYLNIPRIMAAAEITNADAIHPGYGFLAENAEFADICAGYNIKFIGPNSEMMRLMGDKITAKDTMIKAGVPVIPGSEGLLSGPAEAKKLAADMGYPVLLKATAGGGGKGMRLVWKEEEIEKAFESARSEAAAAFGNDGIYMEKFVEEPRHIEIQIAGDQFGNVCHLSERDCSIQRRHQKLVEESPSPFMTPELREAMGEAAIKAAKAINYESVGTIEFLVDKHRNFYFMEMNTRIQVEHCVTEEVINFDLIKEQIKIAAGIEISGKNYLPEMHAIECRINAEDPYNDFRPSPGKITVLHTPGGHGVRVDSHIYAGYTIPPYYDSMIGKLIAVAQTREEAINTMERALSEYVIEGVKTTIPFHLQLMKDEKFRSGDFNTKFIESFVLE, from the coding sequence ATGTTTAAGAAGATATTGATAGCAAACAGGGGTGAAATAGCTTTGCGTGTGATACGCACCTGCCGCGAAATGGGTATCAGCACGGTAGCGGTCTACTCTACTGCCGATGCTGACAGCCTGCACGTACGTTTTGCCGACGAGGCAGTATGTATCGGTAAGCCACAGAGCTCCGACTCTTACCTAAATATTCCACGTATCATGGCAGCGGCTGAGATAACCAATGCCGATGCTATACATCCGGGCTATGGTTTTCTTGCCGAGAATGCTGAATTTGCAGACATCTGTGCCGGTTACAACATCAAATTCATAGGGCCTAATTCTGAAATGATGCGCTTGATGGGTGACAAGATCACCGCCAAAGATACCATGATAAAGGCCGGTGTACCGGTTATCCCGGGCTCTGAAGGACTGTTAAGCGGCCCTGCAGAAGCTAAAAAACTTGCAGCAGACATGGGCTATCCTGTACTGTTGAAAGCAACAGCAGGTGGTGGCGGTAAGGGTATGCGCCTGGTGTGGAAAGAAGAAGAGATAGAAAAAGCATTTGAAAGTGCCCGTAGCGAAGCTGCAGCTGCATTTGGCAACGATGGCATCTATATGGAAAAATTTGTTGAAGAACCACGCCATATAGAGATACAGATTGCCGGCGATCAGTTTGGCAATGTCTGCCACCTCAGCGAGCGCGACTGCTCTATTCAGCGTCGTCACCAGAAATTGGTAGAAGAGTCCCCTTCTCCTTTTATGACACCTGAACTGCGCGAAGCGATGGGTGAGGCTGCTATCAAAGCGGCCAAAGCCATCAACTACGAGAGCGTGGGCACTATTGAGTTCCTGGTAGACAAACACAGAAATTTCTACTTTATGGAGATGAACACCCGTATACAGGTAGAACACTGTGTTACGGAAGAGGTGATCAACTTCGACCTGATAAAAGAGCAGATCAAAATAGCTGCCGGTATTGAGATCAGCGGTAAGAACTACCTGCCTGAGATGCACGCTATCGAATGCCGTATCAATGCAGAAGACCCTTACAACGATTTCAGGCCCAGCCCCGGCAAAATAACGGTATTGCACACCCCAGGTGGACATGGTGTACGCGTAGACTCACATATATACGCAGGCTATACCATACCTCCCTACTACGACTCAATGATAGGCAAGCTGATAGCCGTAGCGCAAACACGCGAAGAAGCTATCAACACAATGGAGCGCGCACTGAGCGAGTATGTGATAGAAGGTGTTAAGACCACTATCCCGTTCCACCTGCAATTAATGAAAGACGAAAAGTTCCGCAGCGGCGATTTCAACACCAAGTTCATTGAAAGCTTCGTACTGGAATAG
- a CDS encoding response regulator transcription factor encodes MKALIIDNSEQVRTALVEQLSLFCTEEITHIHEAEGVNSGLSAINEIKPDIVFLDVEMDDGTGLELLTRLGTVTFQLVFVTAYNKYAVDAFKFSAIDFLLKPVDPEELIAAVAKAKLNIEQRDTINQVKVLQEALLYNSDKKIVLRNSDAIYIVKVSEIIHCRAEGSYTHFNLTEKREILISKGLKEYEDLLAPFHFVRTHHAHLVNLNKIVRMEKADGGTLVLDNGTQVPVSQRKREHILQLINNL; translated from the coding sequence ATGAAGGCGCTGATCATTGATAATAGCGAGCAGGTGCGTACTGCACTGGTAGAACAGCTCAGTTTATTTTGTACTGAGGAGATAACGCATATTCATGAAGCTGAAGGTGTGAATTCGGGTTTGTCGGCAATAAATGAAATAAAGCCGGACATAGTATTTCTTGATGTAGAAATGGATGACGGTACCGGACTGGAACTATTGACAAGGCTGGGAACCGTTACTTTTCAACTTGTGTTTGTAACTGCCTATAACAAATACGCAGTTGATGCATTTAAATTCAGTGCGATAGATTTTTTATTGAAACCTGTAGACCCGGAAGAGCTTATTGCAGCTGTTGCAAAAGCAAAGTTGAATATAGAACAACGGGACACAATTAACCAGGTGAAAGTGCTACAGGAGGCATTGCTTTATAATAGTGATAAAAAGATCGTGCTGCGTAATAGTGATGCGATATATATTGTCAAGGTCTCGGAAATAATTCATTGCAGGGCTGAAGGTTCTTACACTCATTTTAACCTGACTGAAAAACGGGAGATACTTATTTCTAAGGGGCTGAAGGAGTATGAAGATCTGTTAGCGCCATTCCATTTTGTGAGAACTCATCACGCTCACCTCGTGAACCTGAATAAGATTGTGAGGATGGAAAAGGCTGACGGCGGCACTTTGGTGTTAGACAATGGCACTCAGGTTCCGGTATCTCAACGCAAGCGCGAGCATATCCTGCAATTAATAAATAACCTTTAG
- a CDS encoding imidazolonepropionase produces MHLLLTNIKQLCNVEQGNDRKPFVAGADMKKMDCLENAWLLLEDGVISDFGDMEHIHTIQADNVHDVNGGLVLPAWVDSHTHLVFAASREEEFVDRINGLSYEEIARRGGGILNSAGKMAGIDEVRLFDESLERLHRVIAQGTGAIEIKSGYGLSLEAELKMLRVIRRLKEEELIPVKATFLAAHAYPSDFKEDHEGYLNLIINKMLPVIADEGLADYMDVFCEKGFFSVDETERLLEAGWKYGLKPKIHANQLHHSGGVQVGVKHKAISVDHLEAVGEEEINALKSGSTIPTLLPGAAFFLGIGYQPARKIIDAGLPVCLATDYNPGSCPSGNIPLLLTLACTQLKMTPEEAINAVTINGAAALEMADQMGSIAVGKKANLIITKEMPSFSYIPYDFGNNPVEKMILSGHIV; encoded by the coding sequence ATGCATTTATTGCTCACAAATATCAAACAGCTTTGTAATGTAGAACAAGGCAACGACAGGAAACCCTTTGTTGCGGGTGCAGATATGAAGAAAATGGACTGCCTTGAGAACGCCTGGCTTCTCCTGGAGGATGGTGTGATAAGCGATTTTGGTGATATGGAACACATCCATACCATACAGGCCGATAATGTACACGACGTAAACGGCGGACTGGTTTTACCTGCATGGGTCGATTCTCACACCCACCTGGTATTCGCCGCATCTCGCGAAGAAGAGTTTGTAGATCGCATCAACGGGCTAAGTTACGAGGAGATAGCCCGTCGAGGGGGTGGTATACTGAACTCTGCCGGCAAAATGGCGGGCATAGACGAGGTAAGACTGTTTGACGAAAGCCTGGAACGACTGCACAGGGTCATAGCACAGGGAACGGGTGCCATAGAGATAAAAAGTGGCTACGGATTGAGCCTGGAAGCTGAACTGAAAATGCTCCGTGTCATCAGGCGATTGAAAGAAGAAGAACTGATTCCCGTCAAAGCTACCTTTTTGGCAGCGCATGCATATCCTTCTGATTTTAAAGAAGATCATGAAGGTTACCTGAACCTTATTATCAATAAAATGCTACCAGTAATAGCCGACGAAGGACTGGCCGACTACATGGATGTATTCTGCGAGAAGGGGTTTTTCAGTGTGGATGAAACGGAGCGCCTGCTTGAAGCCGGATGGAAATATGGCCTCAAACCCAAGATACATGCCAACCAACTGCATCACTCCGGCGGTGTTCAGGTAGGGGTGAAGCATAAGGCCATCAGTGTAGACCACCTTGAGGCAGTGGGCGAAGAGGAGATAAATGCATTGAAGTCAGGAAGTACCATACCTACCCTCTTACCGGGTGCTGCATTCTTCCTGGGCATTGGCTACCAGCCTGCACGTAAGATCATTGATGCCGGCCTGCCGGTGTGCCTGGCTACCGACTACAATCCCGGCTCTTGTCCTTCGGGTAATATCCCATTGCTACTCACATTGGCCTGCACACAACTCAAAATGACACCTGAGGAGGCCATAAATGCAGTTACCATCAATGGAGCTGCCGCACTGGAGATGGCTGACCAAATGGGTAGCATAGCTGTGGGTAAAAAAGCTAACCTTATTATAACAAAGGAAATGCCCTCATTTTCATACATTCCGTATGATTTTGGCAATAATCCGGTTGAAAAAATGATATTATCAGGGCATATTGTATAG